A window of Xanthocytophaga agilis contains these coding sequences:
- a CDS encoding Atu4866 domain-containing protein: MNNNKSYIGMWVTGDGYIRQELLPNGRYDEARGKRQSAYTGSYTIEGDHIEYIDDTGFTASGDFKDDILYHGGYIFYREK; the protein is encoded by the coding sequence ATGAACAACAACAAATCATACATTGGCATGTGGGTAACCGGAGACGGATATATCCGACAGGAATTACTACCCAATGGGCGTTATGATGAAGCCCGTGGTAAACGGCAAAGCGCCTATACAGGCAGTTATACCATTGAAGGAGATCATATTGAATACATTGATGACACCGGATTTACAGCCTCCGGAGACTTTAAAGATGACATTCTCTATCATGGTGGGTATATTTTTTATCGGGAAAAATAA
- a CDS encoding DNA starvation/stationary phase protection protein translates to MATVKPSTTTNIGINEKNRAGTAQLLNHLLSDEFVLYTKTRYYHWNVTGPRFHNLHLFFETQYTELAEIIDQVAERVRQLGYFAFGTLEQFKKTTRLNENYGEVPSDDDMIRNLMEDHETIIRQLRTDLEKADENFHDTGTNDFLTSLMEQHEKMAWMLRAHLQ, encoded by the coding sequence ATGGCAACTGTCAAACCATCAACGACCACCAATATTGGAATTAACGAGAAAAATCGCGCAGGTACAGCTCAACTGCTGAATCACCTGCTTTCAGATGAATTCGTTCTTTATACAAAAACCCGATACTATCACTGGAATGTAACCGGTCCACGTTTCCATAACCTTCATCTGTTCTTTGAAACCCAATACACTGAATTGGCGGAAATCATTGATCAGGTAGCAGAGCGGGTACGCCAACTGGGTTATTTTGCGTTTGGTACACTGGAGCAATTTAAAAAGACAACTCGTCTGAATGAAAACTACGGAGAGGTTCCGTCTGATGATGATATGATCCGTAACCTGATGGAAGATCATGAAACTATCATCCGTCAATTGAGAACAGATCTGGAAAAAGCAGATGAGAATTTTCATGATACAGGTACCAACGACTTCCTGACAAGTCTGATGGAACAGCATGAGAAGATGGCATGGATGCTGAGAGCACACCTGCAATAA
- a CDS encoding helix-turn-helix domain-containing protein: MSTKKREKKEEISCPVEYAVTLLSGKWKLRILHALIKESPKRFKVLEREITGITPTMLTSQLRELEEDGLVSREIFPTVPPTVEYSLTEFGQTTIPMMQEIKVWGLRHKERNQVSENT, from the coding sequence ATGAGCACGAAAAAAAGAGAGAAAAAAGAAGAAATTTCATGTCCGGTTGAATATGCGGTTACCTTACTGAGCGGAAAGTGGAAATTACGCATCCTTCATGCCCTTATCAAAGAGAGTCCCAAACGCTTTAAGGTGCTGGAAAGAGAAATAACGGGCATCACTCCTACTATGCTTACCTCACAACTCCGCGAACTGGAAGAGGATGGCTTGGTGAGTCGCGAAATATTTCCAACCGTCCCTCCTACAGTAGAATACAGTTTAACAGAATTCGGCCAGACCACCATTCCTATGATGCAAGAGATTAAAGTATGGGGATTACGCCATAAAGAACGAAACCAAGTCTCTGAAAACACATAA
- the pdxH gene encoding pyridoxamine 5'-phosphate oxidase, with protein sequence MNTPLHSLADIRKEYTLKELDITTTSDDPFAQFQQWFNEAIGAKVPEPNAMHLATVSAEGHPSGRIVLLKGLDSKGFTFFTNYESRKGQEMKGHEFASLTFFWPELERQLRIEGHIEKVSDTESDIYFQSRPRGSQIGAWASPQSTVIESRDILAEKQHQLEEKFGTDQPIPRPPHWGGYRLLPHWLEFWQGRPSRLHDRIVYKLTEDHTWIKQRLAP encoded by the coding sequence ATGAATACCCCCCTCCATTCACTGGCTGACATTCGCAAGGAATATACCCTTAAAGAACTGGATATAACTACTACTTCGGACGATCCTTTTGCTCAGTTCCAGCAGTGGTTTAATGAAGCCATTGGTGCCAAGGTACCCGAACCGAATGCGATGCATCTGGCAACAGTATCCGCAGAAGGACATCCATCCGGACGTATTGTGTTGCTAAAAGGGCTGGATTCAAAGGGATTTACGTTCTTTACCAACTACGAAAGCCGTAAAGGACAGGAAATGAAAGGACATGAATTTGCCAGTCTGACCTTTTTCTGGCCGGAACTGGAACGACAACTACGCATTGAAGGACACATCGAAAAAGTTTCTGATACAGAGTCTGATATCTATTTTCAAAGTCGACCACGCGGAAGCCAGATTGGTGCCTGGGCTTCGCCTCAAAGTACAGTTATTGAAAGCAGAGACATCCTGGCTGAAAAACAACACCAACTGGAAGAGAAATTCGGCACAGATCAACCCATTCCCCGCCCTCCACACTGGGGTGGTTATCGGTTACTACCCCACTGGCTCGAGTTCTGGCAAGGTCGCCCCAGCCGCCTGCATGACCGGATTGTCTATAAACTCACAGAAGATCACACCTGGATCAAACAAAGGCTAGCACCTTAA
- a CDS encoding DUF4011 domain-containing protein has protein sequence MSTITQAIIKELEDNRRELLDLSSRNRLISIPLSSKIARVVQIFDEKSEEVFKKLIGEKKAFTFLPGKIVKDSKVVGEEDKSNTDLLVELPLPEDDPVDATTGLAKRHVDTKLQTRLSPEVLQRKLFDFFNESQTLIQEQGVNILYLAIGFVKWVDKSYGSTERFAPLLLIPVDLVRKSATERFAIKWREEDLQENLSLSEKFRIEFGVKLPARPS, from the coding sequence ATGTCTACTATCACCCAAGCAATCATAAAAGAATTAGAAGATAATCGCCGGGAATTATTAGATCTATCCAGTCGGAATCGTTTGATTTCTATTCCTCTTAGCTCAAAGATTGCACGGGTTGTTCAGATATTTGACGAAAAGTCGGAAGAAGTTTTTAAAAAGCTTATAGGAGAAAAAAAGGCATTTACTTTCTTGCCAGGTAAAATTGTCAAAGATTCAAAAGTAGTAGGAGAGGAAGATAAGAGTAATACCGATTTATTGGTTGAGCTTCCTCTTCCTGAAGATGATCCGGTTGATGCTACTACAGGTTTAGCCAAACGCCATGTAGACACTAAGCTTCAGACTCGCCTTAGTCCAGAGGTATTGCAACGAAAACTTTTCGATTTTTTTAACGAAAGCCAAACACTTATTCAGGAGCAAGGGGTAAATATTCTTTATCTGGCGATTGGATTTGTGAAATGGGTTGACAAATCATATGGATCGACAGAACGCTTTGCGCCTTTGCTATTGATTCCTGTTGATTTGGTCAGAAAGTCAGCAACAGAGCGTTTTGCTATTAAATGGAGAGAAGAAGACTTACAAGAGAATTTATCATTGTCGGAAAAGTTTCGGATAGAATTTGGCGTAAAGCTTCCTGCAAGGCCATCCTGA
- a CDS encoding DUF349 domain-containing protein: protein MNTEQINAENEELDKSQSETLEAEHEHVEEHHIDYASFTKKDFVKLAEDALAGQDQKQIDEVMRHAKPVFDEMKEVEKNLALEKFIASGGDKEDFEYKYDGLTVRFENLCRQLKEKKVKWIQDQERSKEQNLQAKAALLERLRQLVDSEESNASVAELKKIQAEWKTTGPVPQAQGQELWANFNALVERFYSNRSIYFELKELDRKKNLELKADICEKAEKLAQQDASSSVVKELNELHEEFKHVGPVPREEQDAIWQRFKAASDVVYNKRKEQMESVRQQMEQHVSAKLALCTEVEPYAAFQSDKISDWNDKTKEILEIQKRWDAIGLLPREKAKEINKRFWAAFKQFFHHKNEFFRHLEAAREENLKIKTSLCEQVEALKDNDDFEATADKIKELQQRWKEVGPVSEKFRDAIFERFKQACDAFFERRRGQRNQTEREFEKNLEVKLNICAQIEKLAEEKSTDVAAFEALREQYEAAGFVPRKNMDSIRKRYSEAVKKFLENTQGLSDTERAKAILTSELKISKNNPHAARDLQRKEQAMRRKITQLENDIALWKNNLEFFANSKNADAFRKDFTSKIEAAEKELSDLKQQIKLFYDL from the coding sequence ATGAACACAGAACAAATTAATGCGGAGAACGAAGAATTGGATAAAAGCCAGTCGGAAACGTTAGAAGCTGAACATGAGCATGTAGAAGAACATCACATCGATTACGCAAGTTTTACAAAGAAAGACTTTGTGAAGCTGGCTGAAGATGCTTTGGCCGGACAAGACCAAAAGCAGATCGATGAAGTGATGCGGCATGCCAAGCCAGTTTTTGACGAGATGAAAGAAGTGGAAAAGAATCTTGCTCTGGAAAAATTCATTGCCAGTGGAGGAGACAAAGAGGACTTTGAGTATAAGTACGATGGCTTGACTGTACGGTTTGAGAATCTGTGCCGCCAATTGAAAGAGAAAAAAGTGAAGTGGATTCAGGACCAGGAGCGTAGCAAAGAGCAAAATCTACAGGCAAAAGCTGCCTTACTGGAACGTCTGCGTCAACTAGTAGATAGCGAAGAAAGTAACGCCAGTGTGGCTGAATTGAAAAAGATTCAGGCAGAGTGGAAAACTACCGGACCTGTACCTCAGGCTCAGGGACAGGAACTATGGGCTAACTTCAATGCCTTGGTTGAACGTTTTTACAGCAACCGAAGCATTTATTTTGAGCTCAAAGAACTGGATCGTAAGAAGAACCTGGAGCTGAAGGCTGACATCTGTGAGAAAGCTGAAAAGTTAGCTCAGCAGGATGCTTCTTCATCTGTAGTAAAAGAGCTGAACGAGCTACATGAAGAGTTTAAACATGTAGGCCCTGTACCACGTGAAGAACAAGATGCCATCTGGCAACGGTTTAAAGCTGCTTCGGATGTTGTGTACAACAAGCGTAAGGAGCAAATGGAAAGTGTGCGTCAGCAGATGGAGCAGCATGTATCTGCCAAGCTTGCTTTGTGTACAGAGGTAGAGCCATACGCTGCCTTTCAGTCTGATAAAATCAGCGACTGGAACGATAAGACGAAAGAAATACTGGAAATACAAAAACGTTGGGATGCTATCGGCCTTCTGCCAAGAGAAAAAGCCAAAGAAATAAACAAACGTTTCTGGGCTGCATTCAAACAGTTTTTTCATCATAAAAACGAGTTTTTCCGTCATCTGGAAGCTGCACGTGAAGAGAATCTGAAGATAAAAACGTCGTTGTGTGAGCAGGTAGAAGCACTGAAAGACAACGATGATTTTGAGGCTACTGCTGATAAAATCAAAGAATTACAACAACGCTGGAAAGAGGTTGGCCCAGTATCAGAGAAGTTCCGGGATGCGATCTTTGAACGGTTCAAACAAGCCTGTGATGCCTTCTTTGAGCGTCGTCGTGGACAACGGAACCAGACAGAGCGTGAGTTTGAGAAAAACCTGGAGGTAAAACTGAATATTTGTGCACAGATAGAAAAGCTGGCCGAAGAGAAGAGTACAGATGTGGCTGCTTTTGAAGCACTGCGTGAACAATATGAAGCAGCAGGATTTGTGCCTCGTAAGAATATGGATTCTATCCGGAAGCGTTATTCTGAAGCAGTGAAGAAGTTCCTGGAGAATACACAAGGGCTATCTGATACAGAACGTGCTAAGGCTATTCTTACAAGTGAACTGAAGATTTCTAAGAATAATCCACATGCAGCTCGTGATCTGCAACGTAAAGAGCAAGCTATGCGCCGTAAGATTACTCAGCTGGAAAATGATATTGCCTTGTGGAAGAATAACCTGGAGTTTTTTGCTAATTCAAAAAATGCAGATGCTTTCCGGAAAGATTTTACCTCTAAGATTGAGGCAGCAGAGAAGGAACTGAGTGATCTGAAGCAACAAATTAAACTTTTTTATGATTTGTAA
- a CDS encoding alpha/beta hydrolase yields the protein MQDMLQRRMGFDELGKAYPKDSSVKVEPITINGISCFWFTPEQAITNKVIVYLHGGAFAVGSIRSHESMASHFASQFQTKILFIDYSLAPEHPYPGGMNDVLAVYSTLQKQYPDYTFTLMGDSAGGGLAISSIAAMFDHNLSLPQVVVLLSPWISLTCTNPSHQQNADKDIINTEYLKAAAKDYIGNNPMEKASPEFLTFNAFPPVLILAGEEEILLDDSKNFYAYIRQIQKESYLHVYKNQKHVWTLASIQSEASQQALKVIAEFLENNS from the coding sequence ATGCAAGATATGCTCCAACGCCGGATGGGTTTTGATGAACTGGGTAAAGCCTATCCCAAAGATTCGTCAGTAAAAGTAGAACCTATTACAATTAATGGAATAAGCTGTTTCTGGTTTACACCAGAGCAGGCAATTACAAACAAAGTGATTGTGTATCTACATGGAGGAGCTTTTGCCGTAGGCTCTATACGATCCCATGAAAGCATGGCCTCTCATTTTGCTAGTCAGTTCCAGACAAAAATTCTGTTTATTGACTATTCATTGGCTCCTGAACATCCTTATCCAGGTGGAATGAATGATGTACTGGCTGTGTATAGTACCTTACAAAAGCAGTATCCTGATTATACATTTACGTTAATGGGAGATAGTGCAGGAGGAGGGCTGGCAATTTCTTCTATAGCTGCCATGTTCGATCACAACTTATCGTTGCCTCAGGTTGTAGTATTACTTTCACCATGGATTAGTCTTACTTGTACCAACCCTTCCCATCAGCAAAATGCTGACAAGGATATTATCAATACAGAATATCTGAAAGCAGCAGCCAAAGACTATATAGGAAATAATCCTATGGAAAAAGCGAGTCCAGAATTCCTCACCTTCAACGCATTTCCTCCTGTTCTGATACTGGCAGGTGAAGAGGAAATCCTTCTGGATGATAGTAAAAACTTTTACGCCTATATCCGGCAGATACAGAAGGAATCCTATTTACATGTCTACAAAAACCAGAAACATGTATGGACCTTAGCTTCTATTCAGAGTGAGGCTTCCCAGCAAGCGCTGAAGGTTATAGCAGAATTTTTGGAGAATAATTCCTAA
- a CDS encoding helix-turn-helix transcriptional regulator, with protein sequence MIETLENFYQQKFNWMPDNLKQDIGHFNVFRLEDCLGHGSTPVKYSRRDFYKVSLIRGKNRYHYADKSIEISGSTLIFFNPSVPYTWESLSDDKTGFFCIFKESFFTEKMRGNINELPMFMPGGKPAYLLNKTHDKRVSQIFTKMLDEIDSEYRFKYDLLRNYVTELIHYALKMEPSETLYQHPDANTRITAIFTELLERQFPIESPSQRLSLRSATDYAEQLAVHVNHLNRAIRLTTGRTTTEHIAERIVSEAKVLLKHTDWNVAEISYCLGFEEAAHFNNYFKKHTQLNPTSFRAI encoded by the coding sequence ATGATTGAGACCCTGGAAAATTTTTATCAGCAGAAGTTTAACTGGATGCCTGACAATTTAAAACAGGACATTGGACATTTCAATGTATTCAGACTGGAAGATTGTCTGGGACATGGAAGTACGCCAGTCAAGTATAGCAGAAGGGATTTTTATAAGGTTAGTTTGATCAGAGGAAAAAACAGATACCACTATGCTGATAAAAGTATTGAAATCTCAGGGTCGACACTGATATTTTTTAATCCCAGTGTGCCCTATACATGGGAGTCTCTGTCAGATGATAAAACAGGTTTCTTCTGTATCTTTAAAGAGTCGTTCTTTACAGAAAAGATGCGAGGCAATATCAATGAACTGCCTATGTTTATGCCAGGTGGAAAGCCCGCTTATCTATTAAACAAGACTCATGATAAACGGGTTAGTCAGATTTTTACCAAAATGCTGGATGAAATAGATTCAGAATATCGGTTTAAATATGACCTGTTACGTAATTATGTAACCGAACTGATTCACTATGCGCTAAAGATGGAGCCATCAGAGACACTGTATCAGCATCCTGATGCCAATACGCGTATTACGGCTATCTTTACAGAGTTGCTGGAGCGACAGTTCCCGATTGAGTCGCCTTCTCAACGGCTTTCGTTACGGTCGGCTACAGATTATGCCGAGCAGTTAGCTGTCCATGTAAATCATCTGAACCGGGCCATTCGATTGACTACCGGAAGAACAACTACTGAACACATTGCCGAACGGATTGTGAGTGAAGCAAAGGTATTGCTAAAACATACAGACTGGAACGTGGCTGAGATTAGTTACTGCTTAGGGTTTGAGGAGGCCGCCCATTTCAATAACTACTTTAAGAAACATACGCAACTAAATCCTACTTCTTTCAGGGCAATTTAA
- a CDS encoding MGH1-like glycoside hydrolase domain-containing protein: protein MSAKTIISAEQQRLNQNATHPVPLEKWGPYLAERQWGTVREDYSSDGNAWNYFPFKQSHARAYRWGEDGIAGISDFGQNLCFALTLWNGKDPLLKERLFGLTNGEGNHGEDCKELYYYLDNTPTHSYMRFLYKYPQNAFPYEDLIRTNAQRGKSDPEYELLDTGIFNENKYFDVYVTYAKNDHEDICIEIEVFNQSEEPADITLLPTLWCRNRWLSGDLHPRPTIQVAEAGADWQMVSITHGFIGTYHFYFPKPAEDLLFTENDSNLERLFGVPNPSPYVKDAFHDVIIQGNNTLLKDKLSGTKFAPVYRVTVSGKSSQKIYFRLSKEKLAGDPFAGIEQTFVLRKQEADIFYQYFAPLNATEDAKNIQRQAFAGLLWSKQYYQYDVERWLNGDHGQPVPPESRKYGRNANWKYIKNEDIISMPDTWEYPWYAAWDLAFHCVTFGLIDPAFAKNQLILMLREWYMNPEGQIPAYEWNFSDVNPPVHAWAALSVYRIERTIHGKHDINFLKRIFQKLLINFTWWVNRKDEDGNNIFSGGFLGLDNIGVLNRSAIPPNCHIEQVDGTSWMAMYALNMMDIALEIAVYDKSFEDVATKFYEHYVLIAESLNEALMWDEKDHFFYDVLYHPNGEAIPMKVRSVVGLSVLFAVSIIDVKKMTPLPDFIKRIAWFKNYRIKTGKYLPNEETKDGDYILISLIPKEKLIGILEIMLDEEEFLAPGGIRALSKYHDQHPYFIHLDGIEHTIRYDPGESTSYMFGGNSNWRGPVWTPINYLLIKALKKYHQFYGDSVKLEFPTRSGNWMTLGEISNTLAERMVHIFEKDSAGNRPVHKDHEAFYSRPENQDLLLFYEYFHGDTSRGIGASHQTGWTAVIAELINDDAWEWE from the coding sequence ATGTCTGCCAAAACAATTATTTCTGCAGAGCAACAACGTCTCAATCAAAACGCTACCCACCCTGTACCTCTCGAAAAATGGGGACCTTATTTAGCTGAACGACAGTGGGGTACAGTAAGGGAAGATTATAGTAGTGATGGCAATGCCTGGAACTACTTTCCATTCAAACAATCGCATGCACGGGCTTATCGGTGGGGTGAAGATGGGATTGCAGGGATTTCGGATTTTGGTCAAAACCTCTGTTTTGCTCTCACTCTCTGGAATGGCAAAGATCCACTATTAAAGGAACGCCTGTTTGGCCTTACCAATGGGGAAGGTAACCATGGCGAAGATTGTAAGGAACTCTATTATTATCTGGATAATACGCCAACGCATTCCTATATGCGTTTTCTATACAAATATCCTCAGAACGCATTCCCGTATGAAGATTTAATCCGTACCAATGCACAACGGGGAAAATCAGATCCGGAATATGAACTACTGGATACAGGTATATTCAATGAAAACAAATATTTTGATGTGTATGTCACCTATGCCAAGAACGATCATGAAGATATCTGCATAGAGATCGAGGTGTTTAATCAGAGCGAGGAACCCGCCGATATTACTCTATTGCCAACTCTCTGGTGTCGTAACCGATGGCTTTCTGGTGACCTGCATCCCAGACCCACCATACAGGTAGCTGAGGCAGGTGCTGACTGGCAGATGGTATCTATAACTCATGGATTTATAGGCACCTATCATTTTTACTTTCCCAAACCTGCCGAAGACTTACTTTTTACAGAAAATGACTCCAATCTCGAACGTTTATTTGGAGTACCCAATCCGTCTCCCTATGTGAAAGATGCTTTTCACGATGTGATCATCCAAGGAAACAATACATTACTAAAAGATAAACTATCAGGAACCAAGTTTGCGCCTGTATATCGGGTCACGGTTTCGGGCAAATCTTCCCAGAAGATTTATTTCCGACTGAGTAAAGAAAAGCTGGCGGGAGATCCTTTTGCAGGCATTGAACAAACGTTTGTGTTGCGTAAACAAGAGGCAGATATTTTCTATCAGTACTTTGCACCTCTGAATGCAACCGAAGACGCCAAAAACATTCAGCGGCAAGCCTTTGCCGGGTTATTATGGAGTAAGCAATATTACCAGTATGATGTGGAACGGTGGCTGAATGGTGATCATGGACAGCCTGTACCTCCGGAAAGCCGGAAATATGGACGCAATGCCAACTGGAAATATATTAAAAATGAAGATATTATCTCCATGCCTGACACCTGGGAATATCCCTGGTATGCAGCCTGGGATCTGGCCTTTCATTGTGTCACCTTTGGGTTGATTGATCCTGCCTTTGCCAAAAACCAGCTTATTCTTATGCTTCGTGAGTGGTATATGAATCCGGAGGGCCAGATTCCAGCCTATGAGTGGAACTTCTCGGATGTGAATCCTCCTGTGCATGCCTGGGCAGCTCTTTCTGTGTATCGGATTGAGCGAACTATACATGGCAAACACGATATCAATTTTCTGAAACGAATCTTTCAAAAGCTGCTGATCAATTTTACCTGGTGGGTAAACCGCAAAGATGAAGATGGAAACAATATCTTCTCAGGAGGCTTTCTCGGCTTGGATAATATTGGAGTACTCAACAGAAGTGCTATTCCTCCCAATTGCCATATTGAACAGGTAGACGGAACCAGCTGGATGGCTATGTACGCCTTGAATATGATGGATATTGCACTGGAAATTGCCGTCTATGACAAATCGTTTGAGGATGTAGCGACCAAGTTCTATGAACATTATGTGCTGATAGCAGAATCACTGAATGAGGCATTAATGTGGGATGAAAAGGATCATTTCTTTTATGATGTATTGTATCATCCCAATGGAGAAGCTATACCTATGAAAGTGCGTTCTGTGGTAGGATTGAGTGTATTGTTTGCAGTCTCTATCATAGATGTAAAGAAAATGACTCCTTTGCCAGACTTTATCAAACGGATAGCCTGGTTTAAGAATTATCGCATCAAAACGGGAAAATATCTTCCCAATGAAGAGACAAAAGATGGCGACTATATTCTGATTTCTCTGATTCCAAAAGAAAAGCTTATTGGCATACTGGAAATTATGCTGGATGAAGAAGAGTTTCTTGCACCCGGGGGCATACGTGCGTTATCCAAATACCATGACCAACATCCCTATTTTATTCATCTGGATGGGATAGAACATACGATTCGCTATGATCCGGGTGAATCAACGTCCTATATGTTTGGCGGAAACTCAAACTGGCGTGGACCTGTATGGACACCAATCAATTATCTGCTAATCAAAGCCCTGAAAAAATATCATCAGTTTTATGGCGATTCTGTAAAACTCGAATTTCCAACACGTTCAGGCAACTGGATGACTTTGGGAGAAATTTCAAACACACTGGCAGAAAGAATGGTGCATATTTTTGAAAAAGATTCAGCAGGCAATCGTCCAGTACATAAGGATCATGAAGCGTTTTATAGTCGTCCCGAGAATCAGGATTTGCTCTTGTTCTACGAATACTTCCATGGAGATACTAGCAGAGGTATAGGAGCCTCACATCAAACCGGCTGGACTGCTGTTATTGCAGAACTGATCAATGATGATGCATGGGAATGGGAATGA
- a CDS encoding oxidoreductase has translation MDNKKVWFITGASKGLGLSLARQVLQQGNFVAATSRTIDALQTAIGKANDRFLPLQVDLNNEDSVAKALEQTHQTFGQIDVVVNNAGYGIGGSIEELTDKETRDSFDINVFGTLNVIRKVLPFLRDQKSGHILNISSIAGISANTGWSIYAATKYAIVGLSEVLAEDVRSLGIRVTVVAPGAFRTSFLSSESLVMTQNPIAIYEEVRASHAKYLKLDGHQAGDPEKAAEAMIQITEESNPPLYLLLGSDAYQRAFNKLASMTKEFQSWESLTKSTDFKN, from the coding sequence ATGGACAACAAAAAAGTATGGTTTATCACAGGAGCTTCCAAAGGACTTGGTTTATCCCTTGCCAGACAAGTATTGCAACAGGGAAACTTTGTCGCTGCGACCTCTCGCACAATTGATGCTTTACAAACAGCTATAGGAAAGGCCAATGATCGTTTTTTACCATTACAGGTTGATCTGAATAATGAAGATAGTGTAGCGAAAGCACTTGAGCAAACTCATCAGACTTTCGGACAAATAGACGTGGTAGTGAACAATGCCGGATACGGTATAGGAGGAAGTATTGAAGAACTGACAGACAAAGAAACACGTGATAGCTTTGATATCAATGTGTTTGGTACACTGAATGTTATTCGCAAGGTATTACCGTTTCTGCGTGATCAAAAGTCAGGGCATATTCTCAACATATCTTCTATCGCAGGCATTAGTGCCAATACAGGCTGGTCAATCTATGCGGCTACCAAATATGCTATCGTAGGACTTTCAGAAGTACTGGCAGAAGATGTAAGATCATTGGGAATTCGGGTAACTGTCGTTGCACCGGGAGCTTTCCGAACCAGTTTCCTTTCATCTGAATCACTGGTAATGACACAAAATCCCATAGCCATATATGAAGAGGTGAGAGCTTCTCATGCCAAATACCTGAAACTGGATGGCCATCAGGCGGGCGATCCGGAGAAAGCAGCCGAAGCGATGATTCAGATCACAGAGGAGAGTAATCCACCCTTGTATCTATTGCTGGGAAGTGATGCCTATCAGCGAGCTTTTAACAAGCTGGCTTCTATGACAAAGGAATTCCAGTCATGGGAGTCTCTAACCAAATCAACTGATTTTAAAAACTAA
- a CDS encoding oxidoreductase, with protein sequence MKTQQIWFVTGASKGLGLSLVQQLLLQGHKVAATSRNLEDLRKAVGTHTSFLPLAMDLKAEASVKQAIEQTIAHFGKIDVVVNNAGYGLLGSLEELSDAEARDNFDINVFGSLNVIRQVMPYLREQKSGHIFNISSVGGFTGNFGGWGIYCATKFAVVGFSESLAAEVKEFGVHVTAVMPGYFRTDFLTAGSMGLPKQQIDAYTQVRESQAFHQHNMNGNQMGDPEKAGQALIEVASAENPPLHLFLGEDAYNMAYQKMDAVKKDVEAWKTLTISTGLVQASASATV encoded by the coding sequence ATGAAAACACAACAAATATGGTTTGTGACCGGAGCCTCTAAAGGTTTAGGTCTTTCTCTAGTACAACAATTGCTTTTGCAGGGACATAAAGTAGCTGCCACTTCCCGCAATCTGGAGGACTTACGCAAAGCAGTAGGGACTCACACCAGTTTTCTTCCATTAGCGATGGATCTTAAAGCTGAAGCGAGTGTAAAACAGGCAATCGAACAGACGATAGCTCACTTTGGGAAGATTGATGTAGTAGTGAACAATGCAGGGTATGGTTTACTGGGTAGCCTGGAGGAGTTGAGTGACGCAGAAGCCCGGGACAATTTTGATATCAATGTATTTGGTTCTCTGAATGTAATTCGTCAGGTAATGCCTTATCTGAGAGAACAAAAGTCAGGACATATATTCAATATATCATCCGTTGGCGGATTTACCGGAAACTTTGGAGGTTGGGGTATTTATTGTGCTACTAAATTTGCTGTAGTAGGATTTTCAGAGTCGCTGGCAGCCGAAGTAAAAGAATTTGGTGTACATGTTACTGCCGTAATGCCAGGCTATTTCCGAACCGATTTCCTGACAGCAGGATCGATGGGCCTTCCCAAACAACAGATTGATGCCTACACACAAGTACGCGAATCTCAGGCATTCCATCAGCATAACATGAATGGCAATCAGATGGGTGATCCGGAGAAGGCAGGACAGGCATTGATTGAGGTTGCCTCTGCTGAAAATCCACCTCTGCATCTGTTCTTAGGAGAGGATGCCTATAACATGGCTTACCAGAAGATGGACGCTGTAAAGAAAGATGTAGAAGCCTGGAAAACACTGACTATCAGTACAGGTCTTGTTCAGGCCTCTGCTTCAGCAACAGTATAA